The segment CTTGTTTGAGACCTTCGAGATATCTTTGTCGATCTCTTCGATATATCGATTATCCTTTGAATGAGGAATTTCTTCAGAAAAAAGCGAACTTTCATAATTGCCGTTTGCAAGCAGACGCAGTTTTTCCTCTACACCGCTATACAAGCTTTTCCGGAAAACACTGATCAGTAAATAAGAAAGACCGCCGATACCAATAGAGATCATCAGAATATAAAAAATAATCGGTATATAAAAAATCCTCATTTGAAACGCCGCTGACCACCAATTTTTTTGTTCACTGGCGTATACAAATAAAAAATAAAGAAAACCTTGAATCAGAAACGCTGTACTGCCAATATAAAGCGACAACATGCTTTTCGTTATTTTCGCTGTCATACACGGATCACCTCGATATCGCCAAACAGTGTATTTGTGATGATCTTGATCCGTCGTGTGTTTTCATCATAGTCTTCGCTGTATATTTTTAAACTTTCATTTCGCAACGCATTTTTTTCGCCTTCAAAATTGACTTCACCGATAATTGTTGCATGTTCCAGCATCACACCGACTCCTGAAGGGACTAAGATCCTCGTACGACCGAAACCTTTTCGGATAAGCACAATATTATCTTTCTTAGGCAAAATCGTATTCCCAAGATCAATGATCGTATCTCCATACAGAATGTTGACATTGATATCATCCCACTCATATACTTGATTGCCGATCCGCTCATTACCGAACCATTGTTGCTTGGTTCTTGCTTGA is part of the Enterococcus mediterraneensis genome and harbors:
- the liaF gene encoding cell wall-active antibiotics response protein LiaF, which translates into the protein MNNPWRFFIVVEALLFLFAIWQILSNPPLLMLLLFGIFSIYVVTTRKQKTNFYNFLLIIGCLAIFISLLNSPALWIMLIFAILFIGLKGFEVSGIDLTKNAFWRKKQMIIVETDEPHHHQARTKQQWFGNERIGNQVYEWDDINVNILYGDTIIDLGNTILPKKDNIVLIRKGFGRTRILVPSGVGVMLEHATIIGEVNFEGEKNALRNESLKIYSEDYDENTRRIKIITNTLFGDIEVIRV